In a genomic window of Micromonospora cremea:
- a CDS encoding NUDIX hydrolase: protein MTRRPPEWIEPLLTRLGTARAEDFTRLTTPAEGGRESAVLVLLGEQPGAGPDVLVLQRAATLRNHAGQPAFPGGAADPEDTDVRATALREANEEVGLDPASVTVLAELPKLWIPVSDFVVTPVLAWWHDPHPVHPREPAEVAHVARLPVSELVDPANRLRVRHPSGWVGPAFSARGMLVWGFTAGVLATLLEMGGWARPWPRGRVVELPPTGATPAPSAGTDDADETALR from the coding sequence GTGACCCGCCGCCCGCCCGAGTGGATCGAGCCGTTGCTGACCCGGCTGGGCACCGCCCGCGCCGAGGACTTCACCCGGCTGACCACCCCGGCCGAGGGCGGCCGGGAGAGCGCCGTGCTGGTGCTGCTCGGCGAACAGCCCGGCGCGGGCCCCGACGTGCTCGTCCTGCAGCGCGCCGCCACCCTGCGCAACCACGCCGGTCAGCCGGCCTTTCCCGGCGGCGCGGCCGACCCCGAGGACACCGACGTCCGCGCCACCGCACTGCGCGAGGCGAACGAGGAGGTCGGCCTCGACCCGGCGAGCGTGACCGTGCTGGCCGAGCTGCCGAAGCTGTGGATCCCGGTCAGCGACTTCGTGGTCACCCCGGTGCTGGCCTGGTGGCACGACCCGCACCCGGTGCACCCCCGGGAGCCCGCCGAGGTGGCGCACGTGGCCCGGTTGCCGGTCAGCGAGCTGGTCGACCCAGCCAACCGGCTGCGGGTCCGCCACCCGAGCGGCTGGGTCGGGCCGGCGTTCTCGGCGCGCGGCATGCTGGTCTGGGGGTTCACCGCCGGGGTGCTGGCCACCCTGCTGGAGATGGGCGGTTGGGCCCGCCCGTGGCCGCGTGGCCGGGTGGTCGAGCTGCCGCCGACCGGGGCGACGCCGGCACCCTCGGCCGGCACGGACGACGCCGACGAGACCGCCCTGCGCTGA
- a CDS encoding phosphatase PAP2 family protein has protein sequence MSTPGPRTLAHAHHPSWRRRRLDPDHSLGLRLTLAATAAFLVLVPFALLALLVLGGWAPLHRLDATVTDALHGYALDHPAWVTLVRIWTEVFAPMPLRALALLVVIWLLRRGARRLALWVTTTMVVGGLIGPLLKLLVGRDRPDLLDPVARAAGYAFPSGHALNAALTAGVLLLVFLPYAGRGRWRVALWIAAVLVAVLTGLSRVALGVHWASDVLGGWLLGAAVVAATTAAFTSWRAHTGLRPVQPAREGVAPEVERHPGAA, from the coding sequence ATGAGCACGCCCGGCCCGCGCACCCTCGCCCACGCCCACCACCCGTCCTGGCGGCGCCGCCGCCTCGACCCGGACCATTCGCTGGGCCTGCGGCTGACCCTGGCCGCGACGGCGGCGTTCCTGGTGCTGGTGCCGTTCGCACTGCTCGCCCTGCTGGTGCTCGGGGGCTGGGCGCCGCTGCACCGGCTGGACGCGACGGTCACCGACGCGCTGCACGGCTATGCGCTCGACCATCCGGCCTGGGTCACGCTGGTGCGGATCTGGACCGAGGTGTTCGCGCCGATGCCGCTGCGGGCCCTCGCTCTGCTCGTTGTGATCTGGCTGCTGCGCCGGGGAGCCCGCCGGCTGGCCCTGTGGGTGACCACCACCATGGTGGTGGGTGGGTTGATCGGCCCGCTGCTCAAGCTGCTCGTCGGCCGGGACCGGCCGGACCTGCTCGACCCGGTTGCCCGGGCCGCCGGCTACGCGTTCCCCTCCGGGCACGCGCTGAACGCCGCCCTGACGGCCGGGGTGCTGCTGCTGGTGTTCCTGCCGTACGCCGGTCGGGGGCGGTGGCGCGTCGCACTCTGGATCGCCGCAGTGCTGGTCGCTGTGCTGACCGGCCTGAGCCGGGTGGCGCTCGGCGTGCACTGGGCCAGTGACGTGCTGGGCGGTTGGCTGCTGGGTGCGGCGGTGGTCGCGGCGACCACGGCGGCGTTCACCAGTTGGCGGGCGCACACCGGGCTGCGCCCGGTCCAGCCCGCTCGTGAAGGAGTCGCGCCGGAGGTCGAGCGGCACCCCGGAGCGGCCTGA
- a CDS encoding MarP family serine protease has translation MSVVDLVLLLLMLVFAISGYRQGFVIGILSLSGFFLGLLLGLQLGPLFARQFVDPGIRVLISLVAVFGLAVVGQALAGWLGSHVRKTITSDVGKQVDDVGGAFVSLFAVLLLAWLVAVPLGSSSVPWLAASVRNSALITVVNQVLPEQAHELSTALRDTVDTDGFPDVFGDLAPTRARQVEPPDPALAGSQVVVNGQRSVVKVLGSAPGCSRRIEGSGFVYADDRVMTNAHVVAGTRSVAVELGGDRYDGEVVVYDPDRDLAVLLVPGLPGPSLRFAAGNAGSGTDAIVLGFPLDGPYNAQSARVRDVDRITGPDIYASGDVTREIYTIRALVRSGNSGGPLVSANGLVLGVIFAAAADDPNTGFAVTAAEARPVALAGAERNRRVGTGECT, from the coding sequence GTGTCCGTCGTGGATCTCGTCCTGCTGCTGCTCATGCTCGTGTTCGCGATCAGCGGATATCGCCAGGGCTTCGTCATCGGCATCCTGTCGCTCTCCGGCTTCTTCCTGGGGCTGCTGCTGGGCCTCCAGCTCGGGCCGCTGTTCGCCCGGCAGTTCGTGGACCCCGGCATCCGGGTGCTGATCTCGCTGGTGGCCGTCTTCGGGCTGGCCGTGGTCGGGCAGGCGCTCGCCGGCTGGCTCGGCTCGCACGTGCGCAAGACGATCACCAGTGACGTCGGCAAGCAGGTCGACGACGTCGGCGGGGCGTTCGTCTCGCTGTTCGCGGTGCTCCTGCTCGCCTGGCTGGTCGCCGTGCCGCTCGGCTCGTCCTCGGTGCCCTGGCTCGCCGCCTCGGTGCGCAACAGCGCGCTGATCACCGTGGTGAACCAGGTCCTGCCGGAGCAGGCCCACGAGCTCTCCACCGCGCTGCGGGACACCGTCGACACCGACGGCTTCCCGGACGTCTTCGGCGACCTCGCACCGACCCGGGCCCGGCAGGTCGAACCTCCCGACCCGGCGCTGGCCGGCTCCCAGGTGGTGGTCAACGGCCAGCGGTCGGTGGTCAAGGTGCTCGGCTCCGCGCCCGGCTGCTCGCGCCGGATCGAGGGCTCCGGCTTCGTGTACGCCGACGACCGGGTGATGACCAACGCCCACGTGGTGGCCGGCACCCGCTCGGTGGCGGTGGAGCTGGGTGGCGACCGGTACGACGGCGAGGTGGTGGTCTACGACCCGGACCGGGACCTGGCGGTGCTGCTCGTACCCGGGCTGCCCGGTCCGTCGCTGCGGTTCGCGGCCGGCAACGCGGGCAGCGGTACGGACGCCATCGTGCTCGGCTTCCCGCTCGACGGCCCGTACAACGCCCAGTCGGCACGGGTACGCGACGTCGACCGGATCACCGGGCCGGACATCTACGCGTCCGGGGACGTCACCCGGGAGATCTACACGATCCGGGCGTTGGTCCGCAGCGGCAACTCCGGCGGCCCGCTGGTCTCCGCCAACGGCCTGGTGCTCGGCGTCATCTTCGCGGCGGCGGCCGACGACCCGAACACCGGCTTCGCGGTGACCGCCGCGGAGGCACGCCCGGTGGCGCTGGCCGGCGCGGAACGCAACCGGCGCGTGGGCACCGGGGAGTGCACCTGA
- a CDS encoding Crp/Fnr family transcriptional regulator → MDEVLARSGIFQGVDPEAAEALAKEMETIEVRKGEIVFNEGEPGDSLYILLSGKIKVGRRAADGRQNLIAVMGPSDMVGELSLFDPGPRTATATAVTDTRLVRLRKQALRPWLNNRPEIAEQLLRVLARRLRRTNDSLADLIFTDVPGRVAKNLLQMAGRFGTRDGGVLRVTHDLTQEEIAQLVGASRETVNKALADFASRGWLRLDGKSIIILDPERLARRARV, encoded by the coding sequence ATGGACGAGGTACTGGCCCGCAGCGGGATCTTCCAGGGTGTAGACCCGGAGGCTGCCGAGGCGCTCGCCAAGGAGATGGAGACGATCGAGGTCCGCAAGGGCGAGATCGTCTTCAATGAGGGCGAGCCCGGTGACAGCCTCTATATCCTGCTGTCTGGGAAGATCAAGGTTGGGCGCCGCGCGGCGGACGGCCGGCAGAACCTGATCGCGGTGATGGGCCCGTCGGACATGGTCGGTGAGCTGTCGCTCTTCGACCCGGGTCCGCGTACGGCGACCGCCACCGCGGTGACCGACACCCGGCTGGTGCGACTGCGCAAGCAGGCGCTGCGGCCGTGGCTGAACAACCGTCCGGAGATCGCTGAGCAGCTGCTCCGGGTGCTCGCCCGGCGGCTGCGCCGGACCAACGACTCGCTCGCCGACCTGATCTTCACGGACGTGCCGGGCCGGGTCGCCAAGAACCTGCTCCAGATGGCCGGCCGGTTCGGCACCCGCGACGGCGGTGTGCTGCGGGTGACCCACGACCTCACCCAGGAGGAGATCGCCCAGCTCGTCGGCGCCTCGCGGGAAACGGTCAACAAGGCGCTGGCCGACTTCGCCTCGCGCGGCTGGCTGCGGCTGGACGGCAAGAGCATCATCATCCTGGACCCGGAGCGCCTGGCCCGCCGCGCCCGCGTCTGA
- a CDS encoding CapA family protein, with translation MYAPEPLTPRPRRRVALGLAALLAALLVNGCADSGEEPVWQPGAGGGGTGAPVATAGPKASGSPSASGGGGAISLSATGDIIMGNAPNRLPAAGGKGFFTSVTDALKADLVMGNLEEPLTVDTGTGKCGANSTRCFQFRAPPEYAAHLRDAGFDLLNQANNHGYDYGPKGYQNTQRALEKYDLEHTGAPDQITVVEVKGVKVAVAGFSSYVWSNSLVDIAKAKAVVAKAATMADLVVVQVHMGGEGVEKTRVKPGTEMFLGENRGDPVKFSHAMIDAGADLIVGHGPHVLRGMEFYQGRLIAYSLGNFAGGGNSLSNDGRLGWGGVLKVSLKPDGSWAGGSFTSTYMNSAGKPTMDPDDRGLGLVTELSRSDFPKGGARFDGQGKISAPTGG, from the coding sequence ATGTACGCTCCCGAGCCCCTCACGCCCCGTCCGCGCCGCCGCGTCGCCCTCGGCCTCGCCGCGCTGCTGGCCGCCCTGCTCGTCAACGGCTGCGCGGACTCCGGGGAGGAGCCCGTCTGGCAGCCGGGTGCCGGGGGCGGTGGCACCGGCGCGCCGGTGGCGACGGCCGGCCCGAAGGCCAGCGGCAGCCCGTCGGCCTCCGGCGGGGGCGGTGCCATCTCGCTCTCCGCCACCGGCGACATCATCATGGGCAACGCGCCGAACCGGCTGCCCGCCGCTGGCGGGAAGGGCTTCTTCACCTCGGTCACCGACGCGCTCAAGGCCGACCTGGTGATGGGCAACCTGGAGGAGCCCCTGACGGTGGACACCGGCACCGGCAAGTGCGGTGCCAACTCCACCCGCTGCTTCCAGTTCCGCGCCCCGCCGGAATACGCCGCGCACCTGCGGGACGCCGGCTTCGACCTGCTCAACCAGGCCAACAACCACGGCTACGACTACGGCCCGAAGGGCTACCAGAACACCCAGCGGGCGCTGGAGAAGTACGACCTGGAGCACACCGGTGCGCCGGACCAGATCACCGTGGTCGAGGTCAAGGGCGTCAAGGTCGCCGTGGCCGGCTTCTCGTCGTACGTCTGGTCCAACAGCCTCGTCGACATCGCCAAGGCGAAGGCGGTGGTCGCCAAGGCCGCCACCATGGCCGATCTGGTCGTGGTGCAGGTGCACATGGGTGGCGAGGGCGTGGAGAAGACCCGGGTCAAGCCCGGCACCGAGATGTTCCTGGGCGAGAACCGGGGTGACCCGGTGAAGTTCTCGCACGCCATGATCGACGCCGGGGCGGACCTGATCGTCGGGCACGGGCCGCACGTGCTGCGCGGCATGGAGTTCTACCAGGGTCGACTGATCGCGTACAGCCTGGGCAACTTCGCCGGTGGGGGCAACTCGCTGAGCAACGACGGTCGGCTCGGTTGGGGCGGGGTGCTGAAGGTGTCGCTGAAGCCGGACGGCAGCTGGGCCGGTGGCTCGTTCACCTCGACGTACATGAACTCCGCCGGCAAGCCGACGATGGACCCGGACGACCGGGGCCTGGGCCTGGTCACCGAGCTGAGCCGCAGCGACTTCCCGAAGGGCGGCGCCCGGTTCGACGGGCAGGGCAAGATCTCCGCGCCGACCGGCGGCTGA
- a CDS encoding adenosylcobinamide amidohydrolase: MLSEPTLTSRTEDGRDIPLIVWRADGPLRTVSSGPLGGGIGVRRWVLNATVPMSYHRDDPAAHLASLATDLALGGPGVGLLTGVDVTEVVARTDTGVRAWATVGLGIPVPAAAPAPAALTQRVGTVNIVVYVPARLADSALVNAVATATEAKAQAIRELGLPGTGTPTDAVTVLCPVDGPEAAYGGPRSAWGAPLARAVHAAVFAGGDRPVVPWSDQLAG; the protein is encoded by the coding sequence GTGCTGAGCGAGCCGACACTGACCAGCCGCACCGAAGACGGGCGGGACATCCCACTGATCGTCTGGCGCGCGGACGGGCCGCTGCGGACCGTCAGCAGCGGCCCGCTGGGCGGTGGTATCGGCGTCCGGCGCTGGGTGCTCAACGCCACCGTGCCCATGTCGTACCACCGGGACGACCCGGCCGCGCACCTGGCTTCGCTCGCCACCGACCTGGCCCTCGGCGGGCCCGGGGTGGGCCTGCTGACCGGCGTCGATGTGACCGAGGTGGTGGCCCGGACCGACACCGGGGTTCGGGCCTGGGCGACGGTCGGGCTCGGAATTCCGGTGCCGGCCGCCGCGCCGGCGCCGGCCGCGCTCACCCAACGGGTCGGCACGGTCAACATCGTGGTGTACGTGCCGGCCCGGCTCGCCGACTCGGCTCTGGTCAACGCGGTGGCCACCGCGACCGAGGCGAAGGCCCAGGCGATCAGGGAGTTGGGGTTGCCGGGAACCGGCACGCCGACCGACGCGGTCACCGTGCTCTGCCCGGTGGACGGGCCGGAGGCCGCGTACGGCGGACCGCGCTCCGCCTGGGGCGCCCCGCTGGCCCGAGCGGTGCACGCCGCGGTGTTCGCCGGCGGCGACCGGCCGGTCGTGCCCTGGTCAGACCAGCTGGCCGGCTGA
- a CDS encoding TIGR03084 family metal-binding protein, translating into MVDLTDLLTDLADESAQLDDLVAPLPAADWARPTPAPGWSIRHQVAHLAWTDHVALLAATDAAAFFATVSAAPDPARLVDHGAEQFLAPPAELLTRWRAGRTALAAALAAVPVGEKLPWYGTRMSATSMATARIMETWAHGEDVADALGVARPASDRLRHVAHLGVRTLGHGFAAHGRPAPTAPVRVELTGPGGDTWSWGPADAADRLTGPAQDFCLLVTQRRHRADLALLATGPVADEWLDVAQAFAGPPGSGREPSATPAGEHGVRT; encoded by the coding sequence ATGGTCGACCTCACCGACCTGCTCACGGACCTGGCCGACGAGTCCGCCCAGCTGGACGACCTGGTGGCTCCGCTACCGGCGGCCGACTGGGCTCGGCCGACCCCCGCGCCGGGCTGGAGCATCAGGCACCAGGTCGCCCACCTCGCCTGGACCGACCACGTGGCGTTGCTGGCCGCCACCGACGCGGCGGCCTTCTTCGCGACGGTGAGCGCCGCGCCCGATCCGGCCCGCCTGGTCGACCACGGCGCCGAGCAGTTCCTCGCCCCGCCGGCGGAGCTGCTGACCCGCTGGCGCGCCGGCCGGACGGCGCTCGCCGCCGCGCTGGCCGCCGTCCCGGTCGGCGAGAAGCTGCCCTGGTACGGCACCCGGATGTCGGCCACCTCGATGGCGACCGCCCGGATCATGGAGACCTGGGCGCACGGCGAGGACGTGGCCGACGCGCTCGGCGTCGCCCGCCCCGCCAGCGACCGGCTCCGGCACGTGGCGCACCTCGGCGTGCGTACTCTCGGGCACGGTTTCGCCGCGCACGGCCGACCGGCGCCGACGGCGCCGGTCCGGGTCGAGCTGACCGGGCCCGGCGGCGACACCTGGAGCTGGGGTCCGGCGGACGCCGCCGACCGGCTGACCGGCCCGGCCCAGGATTTCTGCCTGCTGGTCACCCAGCGCCGGCACCGCGCGGACCTCGCCCTGCTGGCCACCGGGCCGGTCGCCGACGAGTGGCTCGACGTGGCGCAGGCCTTCGCCGGCCCGCCGGGCTCCGGCCGGGAGCCGTCCGCGACGCCGGCCGGTGAGCATGGAGTACGGACGTGA
- a CDS encoding metallophosphoesterase family protein, translating into MPSRVAVLSDIHGVLPALEAVLAEPDVVAADLIVLTGDIAAGPQPVEVLDLLAGLGDRICWVGGNADRELVEARAGRPASIEVSNWAAGQLREDQVARLAALPMTVTLEIDGLGPTLFCHATPRDDEEIVLVDSRMARWSEVFAGLPPEIGTVVCGHTHMPFTRLVDRRLVVNPGSIGMPYGGAGAWWAMLGQGVQLRRTAFDVDAACARVAAESAFPDAAAWADEYVRSQYSDAEALAVFAPRDGR; encoded by the coding sequence ATGCCGAGCCGAGTCGCAGTCCTGTCCGACATCCACGGGGTGCTGCCCGCACTGGAGGCGGTGCTGGCCGAGCCGGACGTCGTCGCCGCCGACCTGATCGTGCTCACCGGCGACATCGCCGCCGGCCCGCAACCGGTCGAGGTGCTCGACCTGCTCGCCGGCCTCGGTGACCGGATCTGCTGGGTCGGGGGCAACGCCGACCGTGAGCTGGTCGAGGCCCGCGCCGGCCGGCCCGCCTCGATCGAGGTGTCGAACTGGGCGGCCGGGCAGTTGCGCGAGGACCAGGTGGCCCGACTCGCCGCGCTGCCGATGACGGTGACCCTGGAGATCGACGGCCTCGGCCCGACGCTGTTCTGCCACGCGACGCCCCGCGACGACGAGGAGATTGTGCTCGTCGACTCCCGGATGGCACGCTGGTCGGAGGTGTTCGCCGGCCTGCCGCCGGAGATCGGAACCGTGGTCTGCGGCCACACCCACATGCCCTTCACCCGCCTGGTCGACCGCCGCCTGGTGGTCAACCCGGGCAGCATCGGCATGCCGTACGGCGGGGCGGGCGCGTGGTGGGCGATGCTCGGGCAGGGGGTGCAGCTGCGCCGCACCGCGTTCGACGTGGACGCGGCCTGCGCCCGGGTGGCCGCTGAATCCGCCTTCCCCGATGCCGCCGCCTGGGCCGACGAGTACGTGCGCTCCCAGTACAGCGATGCCGAGGCGCTGGCCGTCTTCGCTCCCCGCGACGGTCGCTGA
- a CDS encoding TetR/AcrR family transcriptional regulator: MSTASTRVPQQERSRATQARLLEATVDCLVEHGWSGTTTTVVAARAGVSRGAQLHHYPTKAALVTAAVAHLAERRADELRTEAEALPAGPQRLDRVIDLLGVAFTGPLFVAALELWVAARTDRELRDALVPLEATVGREMHRLTVALLGVDERRPGVREAVQATLDLLRGLGVANLLNDDSARRTALLTTWKRQLATLLTP, encoded by the coding sequence GTGTCCACCGCATCGACGCGTGTCCCTCAGCAGGAGCGCAGTCGGGCCACCCAGGCCCGGCTGCTTGAGGCGACCGTCGACTGCCTGGTCGAGCACGGCTGGTCCGGCACCACCACGACCGTCGTCGCGGCCCGGGCCGGCGTCTCGCGGGGCGCCCAGCTGCACCACTACCCCACCAAGGCCGCGCTGGTCACGGCCGCCGTCGCCCACCTGGCCGAACGCCGAGCCGACGAGCTGCGCACCGAGGCGGAGGCGTTGCCGGCCGGGCCGCAGCGGCTGGACCGGGTGATCGACCTGCTCGGCGTGGCCTTCACCGGGCCGCTCTTCGTTGCCGCACTCGAGCTCTGGGTCGCCGCCCGCACCGACCGGGAGCTTCGGGACGCCCTGGTCCCTCTGGAGGCGACCGTCGGCCGGGAGATGCACCGGCTCACCGTCGCCCTGCTCGGCGTCGACGAGCGCCGCCCCGGCGTCCGGGAGGCGGTGCAGGCCACCCTCGATCTGCTTCGTGGGCTGGGCGTGGCGAACCTGCTCAACGACGACTCGGCCCGGCGTACCGCCCTGTTGACCACCTGGAAGCGCCAGCTCGCCACTCTGCTCACGCCCTGA
- a CDS encoding TlpA family protein disulfide reductase, with protein MNRRLALLVLPLLLLVVGGCTAGADDAPAPRATAAQRPSPFRDCAALSTAPTAGAATAAPATGGEALPELTLSCFTGGAPVTLRDVAGPAVINVWASWCPPCRKELPAFQRLSERAAGQLQVVGVNSRDSRNGAQSIGEDFGVRFPILVDQGEALQRALNRNAIPLTLFVDAQGRIRHIDATGALDDARLAELVRQHLGLAVPA; from the coding sequence GTGAACCGGCGCCTCGCTCTGCTGGTCCTGCCGCTGCTGCTGCTCGTGGTCGGCGGGTGCACCGCGGGCGCGGACGACGCCCCCGCACCCCGGGCGACCGCCGCCCAGCGGCCGTCGCCGTTCCGGGACTGCGCCGCGCTGAGCACGGCACCCACGGCCGGCGCGGCCACGGCGGCACCCGCCACCGGCGGGGAGGCGCTGCCGGAGCTGACGCTGTCCTGCTTCACCGGCGGCGCCCCGGTCACGTTGCGGGATGTGGCCGGGCCGGCGGTGATCAACGTCTGGGCGTCCTGGTGCCCGCCGTGCCGCAAGGAGCTGCCCGCCTTCCAGCGGCTCAGCGAGCGGGCCGCCGGCCAGCTCCAGGTGGTCGGGGTGAACAGCCGGGACAGCCGCAACGGCGCCCAGTCCATCGGCGAGGACTTCGGCGTCCGGTTCCCGATCCTGGTGGACCAGGGCGAGGCGCTGCAACGGGCGCTGAACCGCAACGCCATCCCGCTGACCCTCTTCGTCGACGCGCAGGGCCGGATCCGGCACATCGACGCCACCGGGGCGCTCGACGACGCCCGGCTCGCCGAGCTGGTCCGCCAGCACCTCGGCCTGGCGGTGCCAGCGTGA
- a CDS encoding phosphatase PAP2 family protein produces the protein MSDTVVQIVRRVLLPVSLLLGVMVLLGVLVTRVFARTWPFTVEDAVNRELAADRTGGWNDVSLVFSTLASTQMIVVVTVLVALALRLWLGRWREPLFLCAAVTAQALVFLLTTLAIDRRRPAVEHMDVSPPTSSFPSGHTSAAVALYVGIAVLLALRSRRTGAKVAWWTLLLVVPLGVALTRMYRGMHHPSDVVASFLNGGTCVAIMARSVLDRGVRWGRAKLPTAGRPAEPARS, from the coding sequence ATGTCCGACACTGTGGTCCAGATCGTCCGGCGGGTGCTGCTGCCGGTGTCCCTGCTGCTCGGCGTCATGGTGCTGCTCGGGGTGCTGGTCACCCGGGTGTTCGCCCGGACCTGGCCGTTCACCGTGGAGGACGCGGTGAACCGGGAACTCGCGGCCGACCGCACCGGCGGCTGGAACGACGTGTCGCTGGTCTTCAGCACACTGGCCAGCACCCAGATGATCGTCGTGGTCACCGTGCTGGTGGCGCTGGCGCTGCGGCTCTGGCTGGGCCGCTGGCGGGAGCCGCTGTTCCTGTGCGCGGCAGTGACCGCCCAGGCGCTGGTGTTCCTGCTGACCACGCTGGCGATCGACCGGCGCCGGCCGGCCGTGGAGCACATGGACGTCTCGCCACCCACGTCCAGCTTCCCGTCCGGGCACACCTCGGCGGCGGTGGCGCTCTACGTCGGCATCGCCGTGCTGCTGGCGCTGCGGTCGCGGCGCACCGGGGCGAAGGTGGCCTGGTGGACGCTGCTGCTGGTGGTGCCGCTGGGCGTGGCGCTGACCCGGATGTACCGGGGGATGCACCACCCGAGCGACGTGGTCGCGTCCTTCCTCAACGGTGGCACCTGCGTCGCGATCATGGCGCGCAGCGTGCTGGACCGCGGGGTGCGGTGGGGGCGGGCGAAGCTGCCCACGGCGGGGCGACCCGCCGAACCGGCCCGGAGCTGA
- the nth gene encoding endonuclease III, whose product MTSSPPGASETDLGRKRRARKIGRVLAETHPDAHCELDHSNPLELAVATILSAQCTDKKVNEVTPKLFARYPTATAYAGADRGEMEELIRPTGFYRNKTDSLLKLGQALLDRYDGQVPGRLVDLVTLPGIGRKTANVILGNAFDVPGITVDTHFQRLVHRWRLTTETDPVKIEHAVGALYDKRDWTMLSHRIIFHGRRVCHARKPACGACTLAKLCPSYGTGPTEPTAAAKLLKGPRARDLAAAAGVDPELVPAQAVAAEVP is encoded by the coding sequence GTGACCAGTAGCCCTCCCGGTGCCAGCGAGACCGACCTCGGGCGCAAACGCCGTGCCCGCAAGATCGGCCGGGTGCTGGCCGAGACGCACCCCGACGCGCACTGTGAGCTGGATCATTCCAACCCGCTGGAGCTGGCCGTCGCCACCATCCTCTCCGCGCAGTGCACGGACAAGAAGGTCAACGAGGTCACCCCGAAGCTCTTCGCCCGCTACCCGACCGCCACGGCGTACGCCGGCGCGGACCGGGGCGAGATGGAAGAGCTGATCCGGCCCACCGGCTTCTACCGCAACAAGACCGACTCGCTGCTCAAGCTCGGTCAGGCCCTCCTCGACCGGTACGACGGCCAGGTCCCCGGCCGGCTCGTCGACCTGGTGACGCTGCCCGGGATCGGCCGCAAGACCGCCAACGTCATCCTGGGCAACGCCTTCGACGTCCCCGGCATCACCGTCGACACGCACTTCCAGCGGCTGGTCCACCGGTGGCGGCTGACCACCGAGACGGACCCGGTCAAGATCGAGCACGCGGTCGGCGCGCTGTACGACAAGCGCGACTGGACGATGCTGTCGCACCGGATCATCTTCCACGGGCGGCGGGTCTGCCACGCCCGCAAGCCGGCCTGCGGCGCGTGCACGCTGGCCAAGCTCTGCCCCTCGTACGGCACCGGGCCGACCGAGCCGACCGCCGCCGCCAAGCTGCTCAAGGGGCCCCGGGCGCGCGACCTCGCGGCGGCCGCCGGCGTCGACCCGGAGTTGGTGCCCGCCCAGGCGGTTGCCGCGGAGGTGCCGTGA